In Balaenoptera acutorostrata chromosome 3, mBalAcu1.1, whole genome shotgun sequence, the genomic stretch TTGAATCCTGTTGGGGTTAAGGCAGGAAGTGAAGTCCAAGTGGACAGGATTTGGGTAACCGCTTCAGGAGGTGCGGCCGCCAATTGCTTATGAGAAAGGAGGGAGCAGACGGAAGTTTCTAGGGGTGAAGGGCTGCACCTGGGCGTGGCAAGCAGGTCACGGGGTGCAATGGAGTCTCTCGGGGGAGTGGGACAGAATGAGGTTTATGGCTCACCCTGACACTGAGCAGAGAAGGAGTGACGGGgatagaagggaaggaaggagagtcaatcagagagagaagggggagggagaggattgGGCTGTGAGGGGAACCTGAGCAGAAAGCTTGGGCTAGTGATGCACTAAGCCAAGGACAGGGGTCATATCTGCCAAATGAGTAGGGGCAGGTAAAAGCCTGCCTACAAACTGGTGGTTCAGAAAACAGGTAGGGATCATCACTCCTCTGAAGATGAAAATCTGTTTTAAACACAAGTTCTGAAACTTCTAGACTGACCTCATGTGGGCCAGTCGAAACGGAGAGGACCCcagggcagtgcttctcaaaccctGGTCCCCCAAAGCAGCAGTAGAATgtgtgagaaatgcaaattctcaggccccatcccagaacTATGGAATGGCAAACTCTGAAGGGAAGCCCAATAATCTGTGTCTTAACTAGTCTCCCTGGAGAGTAAAGTTGAGGACCACTCTCCCAGAGTGATCTACACCTGAAAAATATAGTCCTCGTGCATATTATACGAGCCGTTCTAGGCCAAGAGCTTAGGACTCACTACTATGATTCAGTCAACTTGAAAGAGGAATGGAGTTGCCATGTTATACCTGGCATCACACACAGACATCCTAAACTGTGGTCCTGCTGTCACAATCAGGGGTGAGCCCAGGGTGAGCATACGTGAATGTGTGTTGAGGGTTTTTAACATCGTAGTACATGTATTATATGCATCGGAGCACTTTACACAACCGAAGAGCCCTATTATATACTTGAGAATGTAAGACGTTCTATTATTATGAACTGGAGCCTGAGTGTATTTCGTTAAAACATACGTATAGGgtttttcagtatttaaaaatattcagtggtCATCCACAGCTACTTATAACTTGAAATACAGATTATAAATTCCCAAAGTACGTGAGCAATGATAATTAAGCTTGTGGAAGTTCTggattgcccttttcatcaaataGGTAGATTTAACCTTGGAATGTCAATTTCTTGATCTATTGAATGAAGGAGCTGGATTGATTCATCTCTGTAATACAGCCCATCTCTAGTATTGTGGGATTCAGAAATAGCCTGACTCTGAGGGAACTAGAGACAGTGtggaaagacctagaagaaacaggaaaatcttGGGACATGGCCCAGATTCTGAAGGGCAAGGGGTATTTTCCAGAACGGTGTTTCTCAAGCTTCCACATGGGTATGCGTCACTGGGGATCTTGTTAGGATGCAGATCCTGATGTGAGGGCTGAGGTAAGGCCCATGGATCTGCATTTCtgaaaagctcccaggtgatgccgttGGCGTGTCTCTGTAGACCACACTCGGAGAGCTTTCTCTTCTCTAATCTCTGAAGCGGTAAGGTTCTTTCTCACTGGGGCCCCAGCCCTTATCCTACTGACACTGAGTCAGAGAGTGGAAAGTAAGAAATGCCAaccaggagactgaggctcagggccTAGGGGCACGGTTCTCAGCCCGAGATACACGCAGGAATTGCCTGGGAGTTTTCACAAGTACCGGTGCCTGGGTTCCAACCCAGGAAACAGGATTCCATTGGTCTGCGGTGGGACCTTGACTACTGCTAATTTTGAAAAGCTCCCTAAGTAATTCTTTCATGCAGCTAGGACGGAGCATTTTAGGAGAAGCGATTTATTTTGCTGGTGATATCTTTCTCCTCAGTGCactgcttcctctcccctccaggcTGTTGTAGCCATACTAGCCCAAGGCCACACTAAGGAGTACGACTTCCTGGTCATTATTGGCTACCCCTGGACGACTGGGTTTCTCCAGCCAACACACTAGGCATGGCTTTGAGTTTTGgttgggaaaatttttttcttccagtcccATTTGGAATCTGTCTTCATTTGGGAGAGTCAAAGACATCCTCTGTCTATTCTTGTATCCTGTTTACTATTTCAAAACGTACTCCCAATTGCTGAAAACTTGCTAAGCTTGGAACCAGAGTTGGGCAACAAAATTTTGCCAGGTAGGACCAgaactgaataattttttttttttttaactctgtgcCACTAGATGTAAATTATGCTTGGGAAGAACCTTCTGGAAGGAGACTGTTAGTGGTCTACATCTGTGCAAAATTAACTGTCATATACTATAGCTACGCAATGCTGAGTTTATACTCGTCATCTGAACTACGTCTTTAACTCGAGACAGCCGGGAAGGGGGGCCGACAGAAAAGAGAAGGCCTCCAATGGAAGAGGTTCCCTCACTTCTCACCGGTTGTTGGTGACCTGAAGGCAGAAACCCGATTTCTAGTCATCCCTGTGTTCCTTCCAGAGATACTAAGGAACGGTCAGTGTGTGCCTCCTGCTCCAGGCCTGGTTCCTACACTCCTAGAGCTTCCAGGCGACTGGGAGAAGTGGCCATCTAGCCAAGAGGCACATAGATAGACGTGAACTTAGCGGTGTGATGATGCCACAGGAGCATACAAAAGGGGATTCGACCTGCACAGGAGGCCAGGGCAGTCCTGCATGAGGGTGCAACTTCTGAACTAAAATCTAAGAATAAGCAGGAGCTAAGGAGGCAAATAGGAGAAGGAAAAGGGTTCCTAGTAGAAGAAAGACCCTGTGGTGGGAGGGAGCAGGGTGCGCGTGGGGGACCCACACGTCCAGGGCGGCTGGAGTCGTGTCACAGGTCCAGCAGGAGGAGCCAGAGAGCGAAGCAGGGGCCTTTGGGTCCCTCACTGTTAGAGGCTTGGGCAGGGACGGGCTCATGCCCTCTCTTTCCCGTAAACCCTTCAGGTTTCAGAGAAATAtgagttttttcttccttttatgcatCCTTATTTGGGAGATTATCTGGACATTCAGCTTTGAAGCATTTATGACCTTGAAGTATCACATGTGCATACAAAAAAACCCATGTTTACTTGAAATAAAATGTTGGTTTtcggttctctttttttttcttgtcacttacaaatttatttttatacaattttaaaggttactttccatgtacagttattacaaaatattggctgtctTCCCCATATTGCACAACACATCCTTGAGCCTGCCTCACACCCAATAAgttgtccctccccctccccaccccaatagtgcccctcccccctccccactggtaaccggTAGTTAGTTCTCtctatctgtgaatctgttctttttttgttatagtcactaattggttgtgttttttagattccacgtataagcaatatttgtctttgacttacagAGAAATGAGTTTTGAGTAGCATCTGGAAGCACTGAAGCAACGTGGCGTGTTGTGGGATTTGAAtacaaaatattcaataaataatattcataataatattgtgaatattattcataataatattcaataatattcgtaaataaatattaaacagatACAAGGTCCAAAATACGCTTAAAAAttagtctcaatttttttttttttttttattttaaatttcaaaattatatttttcatgtaattgagacataaaatttaaatcatgtaTATGAATACAAAGATGAACATATGTGCTTTATACGCTGACAAAATCTAgttacaatataatatatatttttaaaccaagTTTTCTATTTTCACAACACTGAAAAACTATGTTCATAAAAATGTACATAGGAAAATATAATAGTTAATGTGTtctcttttcaaatatatatggCTCTGAAGgtactttaaaaatctatatacaaTGTAACCAATAAATTTGTAATAACACTTTCCTTCAGCTAATGGTTTATTCACTGTGATTCATAGTTCATCACTTAAGGAACTCTCCTGGCTAGAATCACAAACACATTTTGAATGTTTGGTCAAAGGAGCATGAAAATGCCAGTTCCTGGCACAACGAGTAGAAGGAAATAACCTACAGGATGGTATACTTCAGATAAAGACAATCTTAACTAACCTCCAGAGCAATCTTTTGGGCAAGTGGTACCTTAACTCTCATTAAGTCTTTACTGCTGAGGGCACTGGGTCTCTGGAGTTGATTTGGAGGACACGTATACAATAGGGTGTGATTTCTTACAGGTTGCCTTTTCCAATTTGCTTGcagtttctttcccttctttaacTTCTGTTTGAAGCCTTGATTCAGCAGCTAACCTGGGAGAGTTAGGGGTGTTTCCACTTCTTTCACTTAAGGCTTCCGACTCAGCTGGAACTCCTATAAGTTTcacacatttcttttccttccttggcTGAATACCCACGGACAGATTTTTGTAAGGAGACAGAATGACTCCTGATGTGTTTACAGAAACTGTCTTTTCCAACTGCAACTTATCTTCTAAATTGTTAGGACAGGACTGTACCTCCTCTTTCTGAGGTGGTGATCTATAAACTTCTTCCTCAACAGCACTGGTGGTACATACATCGTTAGGGGTGGTTATATCCACAGGAAGTACCTCACGCCTCTTTTTGAGTACAGGCACTTCAATTTTCTCTTCAGGTTCATACTTCAGTTTTAACTCATCTAGTTTAGCTCTCAGTTTCATATTTTCACTTTGGGAAAGCTGGAGGCACCTTTCATTCAAAAAAAGTTTTCGCTCAATATCCAGAGCCCGCTGGCTCTCAAATAATGCTTTCATTCGCTGGATGGACAATTCACCtttagtgctttcattttctttgtttaagtTTTCAAGCTTTATTTGAAGTAAATCTGTGTAATAGGTGTCATCTTCCAGAGCAACAGAGTTGGCTGAAGGCTTAGATTCCATACTTTCATATAAACTCTTAAATTTCTCCAGATTCCTAATTTCACCTAAGAGATGTTTAATTTCACCATTCTTTTGCTCCAGCATGGCAAGTAACCGTTCCTGCTGTTCAAATTCAGCTTGAGACCCTTTCATTTGTAGCAACGTGGCGATTTGTAACTTCATTCTTTGCATCTGTTCTctattaaatgcattttgcttCTTTAGTGACTGATACTTGACTTTCATGCTGATAAGCTGACGTTCCATTGCTGCCCTTCGATCTTCCACCTCTGCAAACAAAGAGTTGCCTTTACTGTTAGGGTCCAAGGCTTGCTGGAGTGCCAGGTCTAGCTGCACCTGAAGATCTTGATTTGCTACACGAGCTTTCTCTAAGGCATTATAGTAAGAAACTGCTTCTTTCTGtcgctcttctttttcttctttaagccGGTCTACCTGGCGCATTCAATTAGTATTAAGAAGTTCTAGTTGTTCTTGTCTGTACTGTAGTTCGTTCACTTCTTCTGTGAGGGTGGTCTTCATACTTTCCATTTCAGTTAGCTCAATTTGAAGAGCCAGCATCTCTGAAGAGATGCTTTCGTGTACACGTTCAGACATTATTCGCATTTCCTCTGATTTGCAAGAAAGGAGTTCCTTCTGATGATCCACTTTGTGCTTCAGCTGCTTTTCACTAAGCCTAGCTTCATCTAATTCGGCTTTCAGCTTTTCTAACTTATTTTTTAGTTCATTCACTTCCTGCCCATGGCTTCTGCTCAGCTGTTCTTCTAATTTCTCCAGgtgcattttttgttgttgtttaatagcTTCACATTCAGAGCTCAAACTTTCTAACATTCGACTCTTGAGCTCAACTTCTCTCTGAAGAGTATATTTTTCTTGTTCATAATTCTCAGTCACGGTCATCATTTCATTACGACATTTATCCAATTGATTCTGCAATTCGTTCTGGCTCTCCACTAGTTGTAAACCATACTGTGCAGCTTTTAGTCGCTCTTCTTCAACTTCTTTGAGCTTGCATCGAAGATCTGCTATTATATCTGCCTCcatgatttttttcctgtctatTTTTGGTGTAGTCTTCGGATTGCCAAATGGGGCTATTGGCTGTCGTACTGGACAGCGCAGATCTAGTGTTGGTTATCCTCCGGAGGCCCAGGCAGCGGACCCGGCTTTCCGTATCTACGCAGAATCCTCGGGAGCATCGAAGCGGCCCAACGGAATATTGAGACCGGCTCGGAACCTGGTTTATAAGAACTGAGTTCCGCCGAAGAAGCTGTTCCAGCTGAAAGCCTGGGCGGAGACCCAGGCCCCCGGTTTCCTTAggccctgctctcccctccccagtaGTCCTCTCCATGCCGCTCCCCAGCTTCCCTCTTCACACGCACTTCCATCCAGGTACCTTGCCCCTACCTCTCTCCTCACCCCTTCCCCTGCTGCTGCAGCTCGCCGCGCTCAGATTCTCGACGTTAACTCCACCGCACCGCAGAGACACCCTAGTctcaattttaaattaaagagaaaTCTTCTTGAATGTGCCTGTGTGCACATGCACGTGTGTCTGTGTAGGTAATTCAGAAACATTGTCTGAGTGCAGCTTCTTCAGATCCGCATCTCAGAatcaggctccagtgctgggccGGGACACACAGGCTGACACTGGCCGGGAAGCTGCTCTTCCTCACCGGCCAGAGCAAGTGCCTTTAAACTCTGAGCCTCTTTTCACCAGAATCAAATCTCCTTTCAGGCCCTCTTTCCCCTCCCAGTCTCTTCCAAGCTATGCAGCGAGAAATCCCAAACCTCTTCACTGCAAGCTCAGAATCCGCAGTGGCATCATTTCCTGACCGTTGCTGCCGAGGAAGACTCCCCATGTGCTTCATTCAGGAGGCCAATTAATAAATAAACCCGCTCACAAAATGTGCCTCTTTGTCGCCCACACAAATCTTCTCTTTGCTTTGCGAAAATGGATCTACAATCGGGCTTTCTTTGTGAGCACATCTTTGAAGCGGTGTTGCGGGTGTGAGATTAACCACCCTGCGTCGCCTTTATGCAAAGCATCAAAGAGAATCCCGCTCTGTAAAGAAAGAAATGGCCACAGTTGCCCTGTCTGGCTAAACGGTGTGCAGTTTTCAGCGCTGACGGCATTGTCTGGGGGCTGAATTTGGCCTGGCCTCGGGGACCTGCATCTGGGTTGCTGAAGGGAATAGAGAACTTTTCTGCGAGCCGTGTGAATAGGGCCTCCCGGCCAGCTGCACAAACCCCTCGCCTCTTCTGATCACGCCTCCCAGGGGCCCTCTTTCACTTGGCAGTGGAATCCGGCAAAAAAGCAAGGTCAAGGAGCTTTGTGAGTGAAAGAGTGACATTTGCAAAGGGAGAAAACCCCTGACCTGGGAACAGCAGAGGAAGGGCGAAGTGCCTGGATCAGGAGGTGACGTCACCCTGGGCTTTCACAAAGGAGAGCGTGGCCTTTTCTTTGGGGAGAGAGATGACATCAGCCTCTTGAATGGGGGCTGGTTCCATTTTATCATCCCTTCAGCTATTAACGAGATTTCTCAAGCCTTGAGGGTTTTGCAGAGATCAGCTCGGGGTTTATAAAAACTGTATCCTGATCCTGCATGGCTGGCTTGGTTTGAACATGAGCCAGCACTGTCTTGACCGCCTGTGGACACGCAGCGCTGTATCAGAGCGCTTCTAAAAAATGGATTTTGAGAGCCCTGGCAAAGAACCTCCTTGAGGTCTGCAACGTTTCCCATAAACCTTCCCTCAGTTCTTTCCTTCACATGGGCATTTCCATAGTCTCCGTTATTGTTGGTCTTTCAGGGGAATTCCTTCTAATTTGTcgttttttattccttttgtgaTTTAGAGTATGTGTGCCAGGGTTTCTGGGAGGTTCACCCTTTGAGGACAAAGGTTTTATCTTTTGTAATTCAAGGAACAGTTTGTGGTTCTGCATCTTGTGGTAGTGATTACTTGGGGCCTCTGTGGCATGTATTGAGGACATgttttcattcagtcattcattcagccaacCAACCAGCATATATTTATTCATGACCAGGTTCTGGGCTTGGCGTTTATAAAATGTAGAGAGTGTATTTGTTTTCTCAGCCTGTCATAACAGAATACCAGATTGAGTAGCTTAAAcatcagaagtttatttctcacagttctggaggctggaagtccaagatcaggtgtcagcaggtttggtttctcctgaggcctctctgttTGGCTTGCAGACTgcagccttctcactgtgtccttacgTGGCTTTGTCTGTGTGAACCTACTGATGgctctgtgtgtccaaatttgcTATTCATATAAGGAGGCCAGTCAGATTGGACTGGGGTCCATTCTAGGAGCCTTATTCTGGCTTCATCACTGCCGTAGTAGCCCCATGTCCagacacagtcacattctgaggtattggaggttagggcttcagtgTGTTaattttgggggagacacaattcagcccataacagagaAGAAGGAGACAGCATCCTTGACTTCAGGGAGTTGGTCAGTAGTAGGGGAGACAGACAAACCAAGTGCAGAATCCATGATCCAtgatgctggggtggggggggggcagggagg encodes the following:
- the LOC130707720 gene encoding LOW QUALITY PROTEIN: protein Spindly-like (The sequence of the model RefSeq protein was modified relative to this genomic sequence to represent the inferred CDS: substituted 1 base at 1 genomic stop codon) translates to MEADIIADLRCKLKEVEEERLKAAQYGLQLVESQNELQNQLDKCRNEMMTVTENYEQEKYTLQREVELKSRMLESLSSECEAIKQQQKMHLEKLEEQLSRSHGQEVNELKNKLEKLKAELDEARLSEKQLKHKVDHQKELLSCKSEEMRIMSERVHESISSEMLALQIELTEMESMKTTLTEEVNELQYRQEQLELLNTNXMRQVDRLKEEKEERQKEAVSYYNALEKARVANQDLQVQLDLALQQALDPNSKGNSLFAEVEDRRAAMERQLISMKVKYQSLKKQNAFNREQMQRMKLQIATLLQMKGSQAEFEQQERLLAMLEQKNGEIKHLLGEIRNLEKFKSLYESMESKPSANSVALEDDTYYTDLLQIKLENLNKENESTKGELSIQRMKALFESQRALDIERKLFLNERCLQLSQSENMKLRAKLDELKLKYEPEEKIEVPVLKKRREVLPVDITTPNDVCTTSAVEEEVYRSPPQKEEVQSCPNNLEDKLQLEKTVSVNTSGVILSPYKNLSVGIQPRKEKKCVKLIGVPAESEALSERSGNTPNSPRLAAESRLQTEVKEGKETASKLEKATCKKSHPIVYVSSKSTPETQCPQQ